Proteins encoded together in one Bradyrhizobium sp. PSBB068 window:
- a CDS encoding indolepyruvate ferredoxin oxidoreductase family protein: protein MALMDVGLDDKYRLDTKRIFLSGTQALVRLPMLQRERDRAHGLNTAGFISGYRGSPLGMYDHALWRAKSFLKEHDIAFVPGLNEDLAATAVWGSQQVGMFPGAKVDGVFGIWYGKGPGVDRSLDALKHANSAGTSLNGGVIALAGDDHGCQSSTLAHQSEQVFASALMPVVNPATLQDYLDLGILGFALSRYSGCWVGFKAISETVESSASIVSDPDRIKIIMPDDFEMPPGGLSIRWPDPPLEAERRLHGPKMEAVAAFARANRFDRIVLDSKPARLGIMATGKAYLDLRQALADLGITDAEAQELGLRIYKVALTWPLEANGARAFAEGLQDVLVVEEKRGFVEDQLVHILYNMDASKRPSVVGKRDESGAPLLPSEGELTPTMVAAAVVARLRKLGHRSPLLEQRLAKLEAFDRPAEGTGAAKLSRTPYFCSGCPHNSSTKIPEGSRAMAGIGCHGMALSVPNRNTQTISHMGAEGVSWIGQAPFTSEQHVFQNLGDGTYTHSGLLALRAAAAAGVNITYKILYNDAVAMTGGQPAEGGFTVAQIAHQVWAEGTKKLAIVSDDPDKYPANYFPSGATIHHRRELDAVQRTLREIEGLTVLIYDQTCAAEKRRRRKRGLFPDPAKRVFINERVCEGCGDCSVASNCVSVQPLETELGRKRRIDQSNCNKDFSCIEGFCPSFVMVQDPKLRKADRTAADPKALFADLPTPPAAALSAPYNILITGIGGTGVITIGALLGMAAHVQGLACSTLDFTGLSQKNGAVMSHVRLAPASDMLTTVRIAPGNANLILGCDLVVATSVPALSRAERGFTRAVVNADLLPTASFVIDPDIDFEASSMRDALNGAVRPDDLDILDATGLATALMGDSIATNAFMLGFAFQRGAIPLSLEAILKAIELNGAAIEMNKTAFSWGRLAAHDLQRVVSAARFKNAGAALAKKTLDEAIAFRAKFLTDYQDAAYAKRYLDDVARVRAAEAAAAPGSQDLTEAFAKGLFKLMAYKDEYEVARLYSDGEFSRALREQFEGNSGLKVLLAPPLLAQRDPVTGRLQKREFGPWIFKAFGLLAGLKGLRGTAFDIFGYTAERKMERALPVDYSAMILRHLDGNKPLDLPRLVALAKAADLVRGYGHIKEGNVARYRTECARLERAIGQPLAQAAE, encoded by the coding sequence ATGGCGTTGATGGACGTTGGACTGGACGACAAGTACCGGTTGGACACCAAGCGAATCTTCCTCTCCGGTACCCAGGCTCTGGTCCGATTGCCCATGTTGCAGCGCGAACGCGACCGCGCGCACGGGCTGAACACCGCCGGATTCATCTCCGGTTACCGCGGCTCGCCGCTCGGCATGTATGATCACGCGCTGTGGCGCGCCAAATCGTTCCTCAAAGAGCACGACATCGCGTTCGTTCCCGGCCTCAACGAGGATTTGGCGGCGACCGCGGTCTGGGGCAGCCAGCAGGTCGGCATGTTCCCCGGCGCCAAGGTCGATGGCGTGTTCGGCATCTGGTACGGCAAGGGCCCCGGCGTCGACCGCTCGCTCGACGCGCTCAAGCACGCCAATTCGGCCGGCACCTCGCTGAATGGCGGCGTGATCGCGCTGGCCGGCGACGACCATGGCTGCCAGTCCTCTACCCTGGCGCATCAGAGCGAGCAGGTGTTCGCCTCGGCGCTGATGCCGGTGGTCAATCCGGCGACGCTGCAGGACTATCTCGACCTCGGCATTCTCGGTTTCGCGCTGTCGCGCTATTCCGGCTGCTGGGTCGGCTTCAAGGCGATCTCCGAGACGGTGGAGAGCTCGGCCTCGATCGTCAGCGATCCCGATCGCATCAAGATCATCATGCCCGACGATTTCGAGATGCCGCCGGGCGGGCTGTCGATCCGGTGGCCGGATCCGCCGCTGGAGGCCGAGCGCAGGCTGCACGGGCCCAAAATGGAGGCGGTCGCGGCCTTCGCCCGCGCCAACCGCTTCGACCGCATCGTGCTGGATTCGAAGCCGGCGCGGCTCGGCATCATGGCGACCGGCAAGGCCTATCTCGATCTGCGCCAGGCGCTCGCCGATCTCGGCATCACCGATGCCGAGGCGCAGGAGCTGGGTTTGCGCATCTACAAGGTGGCGTTGACCTGGCCGCTGGAGGCCAACGGCGCGCGCGCGTTCGCGGAAGGCTTGCAGGACGTACTGGTCGTGGAGGAGAAGCGCGGCTTCGTCGAGGACCAGCTGGTCCACATCCTCTATAACATGGACGCGTCGAAGCGTCCGTCGGTGGTCGGCAAGCGCGACGAGAGCGGCGCGCCTCTGCTGCCGAGCGAAGGCGAGCTGACGCCGACGATGGTCGCTGCCGCCGTGGTGGCGCGGCTGCGCAAGCTCGGCCATCGCAGTCCGTTGCTGGAGCAGCGCCTGGCAAAACTCGAGGCGTTCGATCGCCCGGCCGAGGGCACCGGCGCCGCGAAGCTGTCGCGCACGCCGTATTTCTGCTCGGGCTGCCCGCACAATTCGTCGACCAAGATCCCCGAGGGCAGCCGCGCCATGGCCGGCATCGGCTGTCACGGCATGGCGCTGTCGGTGCCGAACCGCAACACCCAGACCATCTCGCATATGGGCGCGGAGGGCGTGAGCTGGATCGGGCAGGCGCCGTTCACCAGCGAACAGCATGTGTTCCAGAATCTCGGCGACGGCACCTACACGCATTCCGGTTTGCTGGCGCTGCGCGCCGCCGCGGCTGCCGGCGTCAACATCACCTACAAGATCCTCTACAACGACGCGGTCGCAATGACCGGTGGCCAGCCCGCCGAAGGCGGCTTCACGGTGGCGCAGATCGCCCACCAGGTCTGGGCCGAAGGCACCAAGAAGCTTGCGATCGTCTCCGACGATCCCGACAAATATCCCGCCAATTACTTCCCGTCCGGCGCCACCATCCACCATCGCCGCGAGCTCGACGCCGTGCAGCGCACCTTGCGCGAGATCGAGGGCCTCACCGTCCTGATCTACGACCAGACCTGCGCCGCCGAGAAGCGCCGCCGCCGCAAGCGCGGGCTGTTTCCCGATCCGGCCAAGCGCGTCTTCATCAATGAGCGCGTCTGCGAAGGCTGCGGCGATTGCTCGGTGGCGTCGAACTGCGTCTCGGTGCAGCCGCTGGAGACCGAACTCGGCCGCAAGCGCCGCATCGACCAGTCGAACTGCAACAAGGATTTCTCCTGCATCGAGGGCTTCTGCCCGAGCTTCGTGATGGTGCAGGATCCCAAGCTGCGCAAGGCCGACCGCACCGCCGCCGATCCCAAGGCGCTGTTCGCCGACCTGCCGACGCCGCCGGCGGCTGCGCTGAGCGCGCCCTACAACATCCTGATCACCGGCATCGGCGGCACTGGCGTCATCACCATCGGTGCGCTGCTCGGCATGGCCGCGCATGTCCAAGGGCTCGCCTGCTCGACGCTCGACTTCACCGGCCTGTCGCAGAAGAACGGCGCGGTCATGAGTCATGTCCGGCTGGCGCCGGCCTCCGACATGCTGACCACGGTCCGCATCGCGCCCGGCAATGCCAACCTGATCCTAGGTTGTGACCTCGTGGTTGCAACCAGCGTCCCGGCGCTGAGCCGCGCCGAGCGCGGCTTCACCCGCGCCGTCGTCAACGCCGATTTGCTGCCGACCGCGAGCTTCGTGATCGATCCCGATATCGACTTCGAGGCCAGCTCGATGCGCGATGCGCTGAACGGTGCGGTGAGACCTGACGATCTCGACATCCTCGATGCCACCGGGCTTGCGACCGCGCTGATGGGCGACAGCATCGCCACCAACGCCTTCATGCTCGGCTTTGCGTTCCAGCGCGGCGCGATCCCGCTGTCGCTCGAGGCGATCCTCAAAGCGATCGAGCTCAACGGCGCGGCGATCGAGATGAACAAGACCGCGTTCTCGTGGGGCCGGCTCGCCGCGCACGATCTGCAACGCGTGGTCAGCGCCGCGCGCTTCAAGAACGCGGGCGCAGCGCTGGCAAAGAAGACGCTGGATGAGGCGATCGCGTTCCGCGCCAAGTTCCTCACCGATTATCAGGACGCGGCCTACGCAAAGCGCTATCTCGACGATGTCGCGCGCGTTCGCGCGGCCGAGGCCGCGGCGGCGCCGGGTTCGCAAGACCTGACCGAGGCGTTTGCGAAGGGCCTGTTCAAGCTGATGGCCTACAAGGACGAATACGAGGTCGCGCGGCTCTATTCCGATGGCGAATTCAGCAGGGCGTTGCGCGAGCAGTTCGAGGGCAATTCCGGCTTGAAGGTCCTGCTGGCGCCCCCGCTATTGGCACAGCGCGATCCGGTCACCGGGCGGTTGCAGAAGCGCGAATTCGGGCCGTGGATATTCAAGGCATTCGGGCTGCTGGCCGGCCTGAAGGGCCTGCGCGGCACTGCGTTCGACATCTTCGGCTACACCGCCGAGCGCAAGATGGAGCGCGCGCTGCCGGTCGACTATTCGGCGATGATCCTGCGCCACCTCGACGGCAACAAGCCGCTCGATCTGCCGCGCCTGGTGGCGCTGGCGAAGGCCGCGGACCTCGTGCGCGGATACGGCCATATCAAGGAAGGCAATGTCGCCCGCTACCGCACCGAATGCGCGCGGTTGGAGCGCGCGATCGGCCAGCCGCTGGCACAGGCGGCGGAATAG
- a CDS encoding alkaline phosphatase D family protein, giving the protein MPTAISARRRGLTRRQLLVRSASTAALAGLGSLTRPYLSRAADRPAIAGIQSGDVASDSAVIWARADRAARMRIECAAVESFATVLRSASVDALPERDFTAKLLLDGLPPGQDLFYRVSFEDRDGLVGESRVGHFRTAPIDRRSVSFVWSGDVVGQGWGIDPARGGLRSYRTMRNERPDFFIHSGDHIYADCTVPPQQALPNGEVWRNIVTEEKSVVAQTLEQFRGNYKYNWLDEHFRAFHAEVPMFAQWDDHEVADDWAPIGTADSTGYDADGNSRLVARARRAFHEFMPMRLMPERDGRVYRKIAYGPLLDVFIIDMRSYRDSSWNKQGDPDQAFILGESQLGWLKRELAASDAVWKVIAADLPIGLVSLDAVALGDGPPERREHEIGDLLSFIKRAGVRNTVWLTADMHYTAAHHYDPNRAVFQEFEPFWEFVSGPLHAGTWSPGELDNTFGPKAMYQKGCSAEQGDNLAPCFGLQFFGRVDIDGKTGVMKVTLKDVDNHDLWSVDIEPRPDARPGQIMAQHI; this is encoded by the coding sequence ATGCCGACAGCGATCTCCGCGAGGCGGCGAGGCCTCACAAGGCGTCAGCTTCTGGTGCGCTCGGCGTCGACGGCCGCGCTGGCAGGGCTGGGCTCGCTGACAAGACCGTATCTGAGCCGCGCCGCCGATCGTCCCGCGATCGCGGGCATCCAGTCCGGTGACGTCGCAAGCGATTCCGCTGTGATCTGGGCTCGCGCCGATCGTGCCGCGCGCATGCGGATCGAATGCGCGGCCGTCGAGAGCTTTGCCACCGTCCTGCGCAGTGCGTCGGTCGATGCGCTGCCCGAGCGCGACTTCACCGCAAAACTGCTGCTCGACGGCCTGCCGCCGGGCCAGGACCTGTTCTATCGCGTCAGCTTCGAGGATCGTGACGGCCTGGTCGGCGAAAGCCGGGTCGGGCATTTCCGCACCGCGCCTATCGACCGCCGCTCGGTCTCGTTCGTCTGGTCGGGCGACGTCGTCGGGCAGGGCTGGGGCATCGACCCTGCGCGCGGTGGCCTGCGTAGCTATCGCACCATGCGGAACGAGCGCCCGGATTTCTTCATCCATTCCGGCGATCACATCTATGCGGATTGCACGGTGCCGCCGCAACAGGCGCTGCCGAACGGCGAGGTCTGGCGCAACATCGTCACCGAGGAGAAATCCGTCGTTGCGCAGACTCTTGAGCAGTTTCGCGGCAACTACAAATACAACTGGCTCGATGAGCATTTCCGCGCCTTCCACGCCGAGGTGCCTATGTTCGCGCAATGGGACGACCACGAGGTGGCCGACGACTGGGCGCCGATCGGCACTGCGGATTCGACCGGCTATGATGCGGACGGCAATTCGCGGTTGGTGGCGCGGGCACGCCGCGCCTTCCATGAATTCATGCCGATGCGGTTGATGCCGGAGCGCGACGGCCGGGTCTATCGCAAGATCGCCTACGGGCCGCTGCTCGACGTCTTCATCATCGACATGCGCTCTTATCGCGATTCCAGCTGGAACAAGCAGGGTGATCCGGACCAGGCCTTCATCCTTGGCGAGAGCCAGCTTGGCTGGCTGAAGCGGGAGCTGGCGGCGTCGGACGCCGTCTGGAAGGTGATCGCGGCCGACCTGCCGATCGGGCTCGTGAGCCTCGATGCCGTCGCGCTCGGTGACGGCCCGCCCGAGCGGCGCGAGCACGAGATCGGCGATCTCCTGTCCTTCATCAAGCGCGCCGGCGTGCGCAACACGGTGTGGCTCACCGCCGATATGCACTACACCGCGGCGCATCACTACGATCCGAACCGCGCGGTGTTCCAGGAGTTCGAGCCGTTCTGGGAATTCGTCTCCGGCCCGCTGCATGCCGGCACCTGGTCGCCCGGCGAGCTCGACAACACTTTCGGCCCGAAAGCGATGTACCAGAAGGGCTGTTCGGCCGAGCAGGGCGACAATCTCGCGCCGTGCTTCGGCCTGCAATTCTTCGGCCGTGTCGACATCGACGGCAAGACCGGCGTGATGAAAGTGACGCTGAAGGACGTCGACAATCATGATCTCTGGTCGGTCGACATCGAACCGCGGCCGGACGCGCGGCCCGGCCAGATCATGGCGCAGCACATCTAG
- a CDS encoding aldo/keto reductase, whose protein sequence is MDNLQTQGISLPQLGLGTFRMQGDACRAAVESALGLGYRHIDTAEMYGNEEAIGEAIAASKVARKDLHVTTKVWHENLAPDAIRKAFDASLNKLRLDHVDLYLVHWPSKSMKLPAVFETLMQLKEEGRTRAIGVANFTTALLKTVVEDIRAPIACNQIEYHAMLDQTPVRKYLAAKSIPLVAYCPLAQGRFATDETLAKIGRKHDATAAQVALKWLLDQDGVAAIPKASRAESQSANLDALKVELDDDDRKVIAALRKDMRCVNPGFAPAWD, encoded by the coding sequence ATGGACAATCTGCAGACACAGGGCATCAGCCTGCCGCAGCTCGGGCTCGGCACCTTCCGCATGCAGGGCGATGCCTGCCGCGCGGCGGTCGAGAGCGCGCTCGGGCTCGGTTACCGGCACATCGACACCGCCGAGATGTACGGCAACGAAGAAGCGATCGGAGAGGCGATCGCGGCTTCCAAGGTCGCGCGGAAGGACCTGCATGTCACCACCAAGGTCTGGCACGAGAATTTGGCGCCCGATGCAATCCGGAAGGCGTTCGATGCCAGCCTGAACAAGCTGCGGCTCGATCACGTCGATCTCTATCTGGTACACTGGCCGTCGAAGAGCATGAAGCTGCCCGCCGTGTTCGAGACGCTGATGCAGCTGAAGGAAGAGGGCCGCACCCGCGCGATCGGCGTCGCGAATTTCACCACCGCGCTGCTCAAGACCGTGGTCGAGGATATCAGGGCGCCGATCGCCTGCAACCAGATCGAGTATCACGCGATGCTGGATCAGACGCCGGTGCGGAAATATCTCGCCGCGAAATCGATCCCGCTGGTGGCCTATTGTCCGCTGGCGCAGGGCCGTTTCGCGACCGACGAGACCTTGGCAAAGATCGGCCGCAAGCATGATGCGACCGCAGCCCAGGTGGCGTTGAAATGGCTGCTCGATCAGGATGGCGTTGCGGCCATCCCGAAAGCGTCACGCGCAGAAAGCCAAAGCGCCAATCTCGATGCGCTGAAGGTCGAGCTCGATGACGACGACCGCAAGGTGATCGCCGCGCTGCGCAAGGACATGCGCTGCGTCAATCCGGGTTTTGCCCCGGCGTGGGATTGA
- a CDS encoding amidohydrolase/deacetylase family metallohydrolase, producing the protein MSGISRRVFLKATGSAAAAAIAGPAAAAMGPDDKFDLVIKSGDVIDPSQSLRGKRDIGIRWGLIEAIDDEIPVARASKTIDASGKLVMPGLVDLHCHVYPYGSAIGIPADELVQFQGTTTVVSAGDAGVNNLAALRRFIVAQSRTRIYAFVHIANNGLSAFPVAELYNIDNAQVEACAMALAENPDFLIGVKVRMSENVIFKHGIEPLKRGIQACEMCGWPARMMVHIGGVETRELMSAILDLLRPGDILTHAYSGAPNMSGAFTNIVQDGKLLPAALAAKQRGVLFDVGHGGGSFDFTVAEVAIPAGCTPDTISSDIHVFSGNSPGVPFLPNVMSKFLAMGSSLDQVVAMATSVPARIINRTPKIGTLQRGAPADVAIMDLVEGPVTFVDTRNNKRDGNLQLKPVQTVVNGVPFGRPYQAPFSVR; encoded by the coding sequence GTGAGTGGAATTTCGCGCCGCGTTTTTTTGAAAGCTACGGGATCGGCCGCTGCCGCCGCCATTGCAGGACCGGCCGCTGCGGCGATGGGGCCGGACGACAAGTTCGACCTCGTCATCAAGAGCGGCGACGTGATCGATCCAAGCCAGTCGCTGCGCGGCAAGCGCGATATCGGCATCCGCTGGGGCCTGATCGAGGCGATCGACGACGAGATCCCGGTCGCCCGCGCCAGCAAGACCATCGACGCGTCGGGCAAGCTCGTGATGCCGGGGCTGGTCGATCTGCACTGCCACGTCTACCCTTACGGATCGGCGATCGGCATTCCCGCCGACGAGCTGGTGCAATTCCAGGGCACCACGACCGTGGTCTCGGCCGGCGATGCCGGCGTCAACAATCTTGCGGCGCTGCGGCGCTTCATCGTGGCGCAGTCGCGGACGCGGATCTACGCCTTCGTCCATATCGCCAACAACGGCCTGTCGGCCTTTCCGGTGGCCGAGCTCTACAACATCGACAACGCCCAGGTCGAAGCCTGCGCAATGGCACTCGCCGAGAACCCGGACTTCCTGATCGGGGTCAAGGTGCGAATGTCGGAAAACGTCATCTTCAAGCACGGCATCGAGCCGCTGAAGCGCGGCATCCAGGCCTGCGAGATGTGCGGCTGGCCGGCGCGGATGATGGTGCATATCGGCGGCGTCGAGACCAGAGAGTTGATGTCCGCCATCCTCGATCTGCTGCGGCCGGGCGATATCCTCACCCATGCCTATTCGGGCGCGCCGAACATGTCGGGGGCTTTCACCAACATCGTGCAGGACGGCAAGCTGTTGCCGGCGGCGCTCGCGGCCAAGCAGCGCGGCGTGCTGTTCGATGTCGGCCATGGCGGCGGCAGCTTCGATTTTACGGTGGCGGAGGTCGCGATCCCTGCCGGCTGCACGCCCGATACGATCTCGTCCGACATCCACGTCTTTTCAGGCAACTCGCCGGGCGTCCCGTTCCTGCCGAACGTGATGAGCAAGTTCCTGGCGATGGGCTCGTCGCTGGATCAGGTCGTCGCGATGGCGACCTCGGTGCCGGCGCGGATCATCAACCGCACCCCGAAGATCGGCACGCTGCAGCGTGGCGCGCCCGCCGATGTCGCGATCATGGACCTCGTCGAGGGCCCGGTCACCTTCGTCGACACCCGCAACAACAAGCGCGACGGCAACCTGCAGCTGAAGCCGGTGCAGACCGTGGTCAACGGCGTGCCGTTCGGCCGGCCCTACCAGGCGCCATTTTCGGTGCGGTAG
- a CDS encoding helix-turn-helix domain-containing protein — protein sequence MDRSVRSSAPGAPFSESDFLLQLGAAVRGARANAGMTRRELARRSGVSQRYIALIEAGKGNVSIVLLLRILNAFRDVATKAA from the coding sequence ATCGACCGATCGGTACGTTCTTCCGCGCCGGGCGCACCGTTCTCCGAAAGTGATTTCCTGCTGCAGCTGGGCGCGGCTGTCCGCGGCGCGCGGGCGAATGCCGGTATGACGCGTCGCGAACTGGCCCGCCGGTCTGGCGTGTCGCAGCGCTATATTGCGCTCATAGAAGCGGGCAAGGGCAACGTCTCGATCGTGCTGCTGCTGCGCATCTTGAACGCGTTCCGCGACGTCGCCACCAAGGCAGCCTGA
- the hpaD gene encoding 3,4-dihydroxyphenylacetate 2,3-dioxygenase → MGELVLAAKVSHVPSLMLSEPADHPLHDVRAGAVAALCELGRRARDRRVSSFVVFDTHWLSNFGYHINANAWHRGSFTSHEAPQMIKDLGYDLPENTSLAEAIAREAASDGLNVMAHQIESLGLEYGTIVPMHYLNPEGWAKVVSVASPLFTSIEESRLLGEATRRAIARSGERVALLASGSLSHRLLPNKKLGADAWTSIASEFNRQVDLRVLELWQQRRYREFLDMLPDYATRCHGEGGMADTIMLFAALGWYDFRGPAEQLCDYFPSSGSGQVNVEFHLAP, encoded by the coding sequence ATGGGCGAACTCGTACTTGCCGCCAAAGTCAGCCATGTACCGTCTCTGATGCTATCGGAGCCTGCCGATCACCCGCTGCACGATGTGAGAGCGGGCGCGGTGGCAGCATTGTGCGAACTCGGCCGCCGAGCCAGGGATCGCAGGGTATCGTCCTTTGTGGTATTTGATACCCATTGGCTATCGAATTTCGGCTACCACATCAACGCCAATGCCTGGCATCGCGGCTCGTTCACGAGCCACGAAGCGCCGCAGATGATCAAGGATCTGGGCTACGATTTGCCGGAGAACACGTCGCTTGCCGAAGCGATCGCACGCGAGGCGGCAAGCGACGGCCTCAATGTGATGGCGCATCAGATCGAGAGCCTTGGTCTGGAATACGGCACCATCGTCCCGATGCACTACCTCAACCCGGAGGGTTGGGCGAAGGTGGTCTCGGTCGCGTCGCCGCTGTTCACATCGATCGAGGAGAGCCGGCTGCTGGGCGAAGCGACCCGCCGTGCGATCGCCCGATCCGGCGAGCGGGTTGCGCTGCTTGCCAGCGGATCGCTGTCGCATCGGTTGTTGCCGAACAAGAAGCTCGGCGCCGATGCCTGGACGTCGATCGCCAGCGAGTTCAACCGCCAGGTCGATTTGCGCGTGCTGGAGCTTTGGCAGCAGCGTCGCTATCGGGAGTTTCTCGATATGCTTCCCGATTACGCCACGCGGTGCCACGGCGAAGGCGGGATGGCCGACACCATCATGCTGTTCGCGGCGCTCGGCTGGTACGATTTCCGTGGCCCCGCCGAGCAACTCTGCGACTACTTCCCGTCGAGCGGAAGCGGCCAGGTGAACGTGGAGTTTCACTTGGCCCCGTGA
- a CDS encoding PLP-dependent aminotransferase family protein: MSTSAQFDFAPLLPAGLPAPAARWTGLAKYSFVGGNNDPEQVPVDGLLEAMNAVLKREGRSLATYNLAHGPQGYLPLRQFLTEKLKRDAGIACTADEIMIVSGSLQALDLVNQTLLAKGDTVLIEQETYQGSLNRLTRLGVNAVGIPLDGEGIRIDALATALADHKRRGITPKYIYTIPTVQNPTGSILPESRRAEMLKLSREYGVPIFEDDCYADLIWNGERPPAIYAMSQHGGVIHIGSFSKSIAPALRVGFMVAPWEIMSRMLPLKTDAGSGALEQMVLAEYCAPHFATHVPKLTRGLRAKLDTLMEALNEQFGTAAEFEAPKGGIFLWVKLPDNVDTLKLYQAALAAGVSINPGPEWSTSKAHSGSRLRLCFASPSHDQIREGVAVLAEVCRKEFGVPARSGNVEKRG, translated from the coding sequence ATGTCCACCTCAGCCCAGTTCGACTTTGCACCGCTGCTCCCGGCCGGCCTGCCTGCGCCGGCCGCGCGCTGGACCGGGCTCGCCAAATACAGCTTCGTCGGCGGCAACAACGATCCCGAGCAGGTGCCGGTCGACGGCTTGCTCGAAGCAATGAATGCCGTGCTGAAGCGTGAGGGAAGGAGTCTTGCGACCTACAACCTCGCGCATGGACCGCAGGGCTATCTGCCGTTGCGCCAGTTCCTGACCGAGAAGCTGAAGCGCGATGCCGGGATCGCCTGCACGGCGGACGAGATCATGATCGTCTCCGGCTCGCTGCAGGCGCTCGATCTGGTCAATCAGACGCTGCTTGCCAAGGGCGACACCGTGCTGATCGAGCAGGAGACCTATCAGGGCTCGCTGAACCGGCTGACCCGGCTCGGCGTCAATGCGGTCGGCATTCCCCTCGACGGCGAGGGCATCCGGATCGATGCGCTGGCCACAGCGCTCGCCGATCACAAGCGACGCGGCATCACGCCGAAATACATCTACACCATCCCGACCGTGCAGAACCCCACCGGCTCGATCCTCCCCGAGAGCCGCCGCGCCGAGATGCTGAAGCTGTCCAGGGAATACGGCGTGCCGATCTTCGAGGATGATTGCTATGCCGACTTGATCTGGAACGGCGAACGGCCGCCCGCGATCTACGCCATGAGCCAGCATGGCGGCGTGATCCATATCGGCTCTTTCTCGAAATCGATCGCACCGGCGCTGCGGGTCGGTTTCATGGTTGCGCCCTGGGAGATCATGTCGCGGATGCTGCCGCTGAAGACCGATGCCGGCTCGGGTGCGCTGGAGCAGATGGTGCTCGCCGAATACTGCGCGCCGCATTTCGCGACCCACGTGCCCAAACTGACACGAGGACTGCGCGCAAAACTCGACACGCTGATGGAGGCGCTCAACGAGCAGTTCGGCACCGCGGCCGAGTTCGAGGCGCCCAAGGGCGGCATCTTCCTCTGGGTCAAGCTGCCCGACAATGTCGATACGTTGAAGCTCTACCAGGCAGCGCTCGCCGCCGGGGTCTCGATCAATCCAGGCCCGGAATGGTCGACCAGCAAGGCCCATTCCGGCAGCCGGCTCCGGCTCTGCTTCGCGAGCCCCTCGCACGACCAGATCCGCGAAGGCGTCGCCGTGCTGGCGGAAGTGTGCCGCAAGGAATTCGGCGTGCCCGCGCGCAGCGGCAATGTGGAGAAGCGCGGCTAG
- a CDS encoding DUF3124 domain-containing protein, which produces MTAVPSEGLTATGAFYVPVYSSVSMSQGKLRADFSVTLSVHNASETRPLVLKRIAYFDTSGKMVESYLKSPIALKPFATIEVAIATTDTRGGTGANFMVDWAAAGEIAEPAVEALMVGSVGAGHYAFISQGRPIRLVGKN; this is translated from the coding sequence CTGACCGCGGTACCATCGGAGGGCCTCACCGCAACAGGTGCATTCTATGTGCCGGTGTATTCCAGCGTGTCGATGAGCCAGGGCAAGCTTCGGGCCGATTTCTCGGTGACGCTCAGCGTGCACAACGCCTCCGAAACCAGGCCCCTGGTGCTGAAGCGGATCGCCTATTTCGACACATCAGGCAAGATGGTGGAGAGCTACCTCAAATCGCCGATCGCGCTAAAACCGTTTGCTACGATCGAGGTCGCGATCGCCACCACCGATACCCGCGGCGGCACCGGCGCGAATTTCATGGTCGATTGGGCGGCCGCCGGCGAAATCGCGGAACCCGCGGTCGAGGCCCTGATGGTCGGCAGCGTCGGCGCCGGGCATTACGCCTTCATCAGCCAGGGCCGCCCGATCCGGCTGGTCGGCAAGAACTGA